The following coding sequences lie in one Pseudomonas monsensis genomic window:
- a CDS encoding MlaA family lipoprotein: MAKYLLLIAALLSAGVAQADNSKANAPVVVDSDGFKEPLSKLKFNPGLDQREFERSTLNALNVYDPLESWNRRVYHFNYRFDQWVFLPVVDGYRYVTPGFLRTGVSNFFNNLGDVPNLVNSLLQFKGKRSMETTARLLLNTTIGIAGLWDPATAMGLPRQSEDFGQTLGFYGVPGGAYFVLPILGPSNIRDTAGLAVDYTAESAINYLNVSEVSSNHPEIWALRAVDKRYQTNFRYGQMNSPFEYEKVRYVYTESRKLQIAE, from the coding sequence TCCTGCTGATTGCAGCGCTCCTCAGCGCAGGCGTGGCCCAGGCCGACAACAGCAAAGCCAACGCGCCGGTGGTGGTCGACAGCGACGGCTTCAAGGAGCCGTTGTCCAAACTCAAGTTCAACCCGGGTCTGGACCAGCGTGAGTTCGAGCGCTCGACGCTCAACGCGCTCAACGTGTATGACCCGCTGGAGTCGTGGAACCGTCGCGTCTACCACTTCAACTACCGCTTCGACCAATGGGTGTTCCTGCCGGTGGTCGACGGTTACCGTTACGTGACCCCTGGCTTCCTGCGCACCGGGGTCAGCAACTTCTTCAACAACCTCGGCGACGTGCCGAACCTGGTCAACAGCCTGCTGCAGTTCAAGGGCAAGCGTTCGATGGAAACCACCGCACGCCTGTTGCTCAACACCACCATCGGCATTGCCGGCCTGTGGGACCCGGCGACCGCCATGGGCCTGCCGCGCCAGAGTGAGGACTTCGGCCAGACCCTGGGCTTCTACGGTGTACCGGGCGGCGCCTACTTCGTGCTGCCAATCCTCGGCCCGTCGAACATCCGCGATACCGCCGGGCTCGCGGTGGACTACACCGCCGAATCGGCGATCAACTATCTGAACGTCTCGGAAGTCAGCTCCAACCATCCTGAGATCTGGGCCCTGCGCGCCGTCGACAAGCGCTACCAGACCAACTTCCGCTACGGCCAGATGAACTCGCCGTTCGAGTACGAGAAAGTGCGCTACGTGTACACCGAGTCGCGCAAGTTGCAGATTGCCGAGTAA